From one Enterococcus sp. DIV2402 genomic stretch:
- a CDS encoding pyridoxal phosphate-dependent aminotransferase, producing the protein MNASKIAKKYQQPTENLLMDIAMLAKSKTDLIDLSIGDPDLITDQTIIEAAFSDAKLGHTKYTASDGSREFLQAVVDHYQNRYGLTFELNQVRATVGAMHGTYLALLAIIDPGDEVIIHEPYFSPYKEQVEAAGGIPVFIPTYEKDGFQIDLTILEQAITDKTKAILINSPNNPTGAVFSKETFKGIAELAIAKDLFILSDEIYEELSFYEDFTPMATFASEHTITFSGFSKAFAMTGWRIGYMIAPAYVNDVVRQINENVTFSAPAISQQAGIYALKHSEELVPKVVNVFQERLEYVKKRVDALPFLSLGEIKGTMYAFINIEKTQLTSVAFVEKVLKETNVLMIPGKAFGHKTGDTHVRLAVTQDLEQLKEAFDRIEKLTF; encoded by the coding sequence ATGAATGCATCAAAAATTGCAAAAAAATATCAACAACCAACAGAAAACCTCTTAATGGATATTGCAATGTTGGCCAAAAGTAAAACCGATTTAATCGATTTATCAATTGGTGATCCAGACTTAATTACAGATCAAACGATTATTGAAGCGGCTTTTAGCGATGCGAAATTAGGGCATACAAAATATACGGCTTCTGATGGGAGTCGCGAGTTTTTACAAGCAGTGGTTGATCACTATCAAAACCGATATGGACTGACCTTTGAACTGAATCAAGTGCGCGCAACAGTTGGTGCGATGCACGGAACGTATTTAGCTTTGTTAGCAATTATAGATCCAGGCGATGAAGTAATTATTCATGAACCGTATTTTTCTCCCTATAAAGAACAAGTTGAAGCAGCTGGAGGAATTCCTGTTTTTATTCCTACGTATGAAAAAGATGGGTTTCAAATTGATTTAACTATTTTAGAACAAGCCATTACGGATAAAACAAAAGCGATTTTAATTAATTCACCTAACAATCCAACAGGGGCAGTATTTTCGAAAGAAACATTTAAAGGGATTGCTGAGTTGGCAATTGCTAAGGACTTGTTTATTCTTTCGGATGAAATTTATGAAGAATTGAGTTTTTATGAAGACTTTACTCCGATGGCAACTTTTGCTTCAGAGCACACCATTACGTTTAGTGGTTTTTCTAAAGCATTTGCGATGACTGGTTGGCGAATTGGGTATATGATTGCACCAGCCTATGTGAATGATGTTGTCCGTCAAATTAATGAAAATGTTACTTTTTCTGCTCCTGCAATTTCGCAACAAGCAGGAATTTATGCACTCAAGCATTCAGAGGAGTTAGTTCCTAAAGTAGTTAACGTCTTTCAAGAGCGTTTAGAATACGTCAAAAAACGTGTGGATGCGTTACCATTTCTTTCATTAGGGGAAATTAAAGGAACGATGTATGCTTTCATTAATATTGAAAAAACTCAACTAACCTCAGTGGCATTTGTTGAGAAAGTCTTAAAAGAAACCAACGTCTTAATGATTCCAGGAAAAGCTTTTGGACATAAAACTGGTGACACTCATGTACGTTTGGCCGTGACTCAAGATTTAGAACAATTAAAAGAAGCTTTTGATCGAATTGAAAAGTTAACTTTCTAA
- a CDS encoding 3D domain-containing protein, with product MKQFKQILLGSAAFLSIAGFSLTVNADQVEHTVRSHDTLSNISIQYFGDASYVNKIAQDNNISNPDIIFDGQQLKINTDGSAEVSAPATTTEPAVAEVQADTQTEAQPEQTTQSPSGRTLTMESTAYSSDPADTLGGGTVTATGQNLLSNPMAVAVDPNVIPLGTRLYVEGYGEAIASDTGGAIQGNIVDVHFSTYAECIAWGRRTVQVTILD from the coding sequence ATGAAACAATTCAAACAAATTTTACTAGGTAGTGCCGCATTTTTAAGTATCGCAGGTTTTTCTTTAACAGTAAACGCTGATCAAGTAGAACATACAGTACGTTCACACGATACATTGTCGAACATTTCTATCCAATACTTTGGAGATGCAAGCTATGTAAATAAAATTGCTCAAGACAATAATATTTCAAATCCAGATATTATTTTTGATGGTCAACAATTAAAAATTAACACAGATGGTTCTGCTGAAGTATCAGCGCCTGCTACAACTACTGAACCTGCAGTTGCAGAAGTGCAAGCAGATACTCAAACAGAAGCACAACCTGAACAAACAACACAAAGTCCTTCTGGTCGTACATTAACAATGGAATCTACTGCATATAGTTCAGATCCAGCTGACACTTTAGGTGGTGGAACTGTTACTGCAACTGGTCAAAACTTATTATCAAACCCAATGGCTGTTGCGGTTGACCCAAATGTTATTCCATTAGGTACAAGATTGTATGTTGAAGGTTACGGAGAAGCAATTGCTAGTGATACAGGTGGCGCAATCCAAGGAAATATCGTTGATGTACATTTCTCAACTTACGCAGAATGTATTGCTTGGGGTCGTCGTACAGTTCAAGTAACAATTTTAGATTAA
- a CDS encoding DUF6054 family protein, with product MAIYEADVNGTFEEVLTFLSTTIVNGSSTCSLEESTEFQVGDTKVAIHAYERYGWLGDNRVSLHLTVVSDMDATHVTVISTGGSQGMIFKFNTISEDNFLRTVVPAIQEIEK from the coding sequence ATGGCAATCTATGAAGCAGATGTAAATGGCACATTTGAAGAAGTGTTGACGTTCCTTAGTACGACAATTGTGAACGGCAGTAGTACTTGTTCCTTAGAAGAAAGCACTGAATTTCAAGTTGGAGATACTAAGGTGGCAATTCATGCGTATGAACGTTATGGATGGTTAGGTGATAATCGAGTAAGTTTGCATTTAACTGTTGTCTCTGATATGGATGCAACTCATGTAACAGTTATCTCTACGGGTGGTAGTCAAGGCATGATTTTCAAATTTAACACAATTAGTGAAGACAACTTTTTGCGAACAGTTGTACCAGCTATTCAGGAAATTGAAAAATGA
- a CDS encoding GNAT family N-acetyltransferase, producing MKIELREMTATDWSQVYAIYRQGMETNLATFDIETLSYEEFDDERLPIGRLVALDGERVIGWTSLKQAYEKIPEYYGVAEVSIYIDQDYQGKGVATRLLENLIILSEEKGFWMLEADIFANNSGSILLHEKCGFRQVGYREKIGKDRFGVWRDTVLMERRSQKVGID from the coding sequence ATGAAGATTGAATTAAGAGAAATGACCGCGACGGATTGGTCTCAAGTCTATGCTATTTATCGACAAGGAATGGAAACGAATTTAGCTACTTTTGATATTGAAACGTTGAGTTATGAAGAATTTGATGACGAACGTCTGCCAATTGGCCGATTAGTGGCATTAGATGGTGAACGAGTGATTGGATGGACTTCTTTAAAACAAGCGTATGAAAAAATTCCAGAATATTATGGTGTAGCAGAAGTTAGTATCTATATCGATCAAGACTATCAAGGAAAAGGGGTAGCAACACGTTTATTGGAAAACTTGATAATTTTATCTGAAGAAAAAGGTTTTTGGATGTTGGAAGCTGATATTTTTGCGAATAATAGCGGAAGTATTCTACTACATGAAAAGTGTGGTTTTCGTCAAGTAGGTTATCGTGAAAAAATCGGTAAAGATCGTTTTGGTGTTTGGCGAGATACCGTATTAATGGAGCGTCGAAGCCAAAAAGTAGGAATCGATTAA
- a CDS encoding ATP-binding cassette domain-containing protein: MINIQNLHKTYGENEVLKGIDLTVNAGEVVVIIGPSGSGKSTFLRCLNLLEQPTDGRIEFEGINILDKGTNIDQLRQKMGMVFQSFNLFPHKTVVENLTISPIKVKKENPQKAKENALRLLEQVGLKEKSSSYPANLSGGQQQRVAIARALAMDPDVMLFDEPTSALDPEMVGEVLSVMKNLAENGMTMVVVTHEMGFAREVADRVIFMDEGIIQEQGTPEEIFGNPQNPRTQSFLNKVL, encoded by the coding sequence GTGATTAATATTCAAAACTTACACAAGACATATGGTGAAAATGAGGTATTAAAAGGCATCGATTTGACCGTTAACGCCGGCGAAGTTGTGGTGATTATTGGTCCTTCAGGAAGCGGAAAAAGTACATTTTTACGTTGTTTAAATTTATTAGAGCAACCTACTGATGGGCGTATTGAATTTGAAGGGATTAATATTCTGGATAAAGGCACTAATATTGATCAATTACGTCAAAAAATGGGGATGGTTTTTCAAAGTTTTAATTTATTTCCCCATAAAACGGTAGTCGAAAACTTAACAATTAGCCCAATTAAAGTAAAAAAAGAAAATCCACAAAAAGCAAAAGAAAATGCTTTGAGATTATTAGAACAAGTTGGTTTAAAAGAAAAAAGCAGTAGCTATCCAGCAAATCTTTCAGGTGGGCAACAACAACGAGTAGCGATTGCCCGTGCATTAGCGATGGACCCTGATGTTATGCTTTTTGATGAACCAACCTCAGCACTTGATCCAGAAATGGTAGGCGAAGTATTATCAGTTATGAAAAATCTAGCCGAAAACGGAATGACCATGGTTGTTGTAACTCATGAAATGGGTTTTGCAAGAGAAGTAGCTGATCGTGTCATTTTTATGGATGAAGGTATTATTCAAGAACAAGGAACACCTGAAGAAATTTTTGGCAATCCGCAGAATCCACGGACGCAAAGTTTCTTAAATAAAGTGTTATAA
- a CDS encoding ABC transporter permease subunit (The N-terminal region of this protein, as described by TIGR01726, is a three transmembrane segment that identifies a subfamily of ABC transporter permease subunits, which specificities that include histidine, arginine, glutamine, glutamate, L-cystine (sic), the opines (in Agrobacterium) octopine and nopaline, etc.) produces the protein MSKIKKIGLFLLPVLMLFIQFIPFKTVLAETTDPYYEKIQQKGELIVGLSADYAPYEFHAEIDGKDTIVGFDISIAQKIADDMGVKLHIEELGFDALLGALKTGKIDLIISGMAVTEERLKEVDFSDTYMTMKQRVIVRKDDADKYKNTLDFEGVPVGVQKQTTQEALAQNELVGSVPTSLQKIPDVIMNLKNEKVDAAILEGPVAEAYVDRNPDLVFADVEFKDGDKDTAVAVPKNAPVLLESINTSIKEIKDEGLLEEYKKEANELMFHDEQGFFAKYYKFYVNGAGYTIFLALIGVLFGTILGAFLALMKLAKSKFVRILATIYIEYVRGTPLLVQIFIVYFGTGILGVDMSRLAAGCIALALNSGAYVAEIIRAGITAVNKGQLEAARSLGMNQTQAMRFIIFPQAIKNILPALGNEFVTVIKESSVVSVIGVSELIFQAGNVQGASFKPFLPYVIVSLIYFVLTFTLSRLLGVAERRMNTSD, from the coding sequence GTGAGCAAGATAAAAAAAATTGGGTTGTTTTTGTTGCCAGTTTTGATGCTATTTATTCAATTTATTCCATTTAAAACCGTATTAGCAGAGACAACCGATCCATATTATGAAAAGATTCAGCAAAAAGGAGAATTAATTGTCGGATTATCCGCAGATTATGCTCCGTATGAATTCCATGCAGAGATTGATGGAAAAGATACGATTGTTGGCTTTGATATTTCAATTGCACAAAAAATAGCTGATGATATGGGGGTTAAACTTCATATTGAAGAACTCGGTTTTGATGCGCTATTAGGTGCGTTAAAAACAGGGAAAATCGATTTGATTATTTCTGGAATGGCCGTTACCGAAGAGCGCTTAAAAGAAGTGGATTTTTCTGATACGTATATGACAATGAAGCAACGAGTGATTGTCCGTAAAGACGATGCTGATAAGTATAAGAATACACTCGATTTTGAAGGTGTTCCTGTAGGCGTGCAAAAGCAAACGACACAAGAAGCTTTAGCACAAAATGAATTAGTTGGCTCAGTCCCAACTTCTCTACAAAAAATTCCAGATGTTATTATGAATTTGAAAAATGAGAAAGTAGATGCCGCAATTTTAGAAGGTCCGGTAGCAGAAGCTTATGTCGATCGTAATCCTGATTTGGTATTTGCTGATGTTGAGTTTAAAGATGGTGACAAGGATACCGCAGTAGCAGTTCCTAAAAATGCACCTGTGTTACTAGAAAGTATCAATACTTCTATTAAAGAAATTAAAGATGAAGGCTTGTTAGAAGAATATAAAAAAGAAGCCAATGAACTAATGTTTCATGATGAGCAAGGTTTTTTTGCCAAATATTATAAATTTTATGTAAATGGTGCTGGGTATACAATTTTCTTAGCCTTAATTGGCGTGTTGTTCGGAACAATTTTAGGCGCATTTCTAGCTTTAATGAAATTAGCTAAGTCGAAATTCGTTCGCATTTTAGCAACGATTTACATTGAATATGTAAGAGGCACACCGTTATTGGTTCAAATTTTTATCGTTTATTTTGGTACCGGAATTCTGGGCGTTGATATGTCTCGTTTGGCAGCTGGTTGTATTGCTTTAGCTTTAAATAGTGGGGCATATGTAGCTGAAATCATTCGTGCGGGAATTACAGCCGTGAATAAAGGACAATTAGAAGCAGCACGTTCTTTAGGAATGAATCAAACGCAAGCGATGCGATTTATTATTTTCCCACAAGCAATTAAAAACATTTTACCGGCACTTGGAAATGAGTTTGTGACAGTTATTAAAGAATCTTCTGTTGTTTCGGTTATTGGTGTTTCGGAACTAATTTTCCAAGCGGGAAATGTACAAGGTGCAAGTTTCAAACCATTCTTACCTTACGTGATTGTTTCCTTAATTTATTTTGTTTTAACCTTTACACTTTCTCGTTTATTAGGTGTCGCTGAAAGGAGAATGAACACAAGTGATTAA
- a CDS encoding DNA-3-methyladenine glycosylase I yields MKRCDWATNELEQLYHDYEWGKPLHDEAKLFEMLVLESMQAGLSWSTILKKRESMREAFDSFDYHKIADYQEDKILALLANPGVIRHRKKIEALINNAQAYLKIQEKYGSFDIFIWQFVEEPIINQWQNTHEVPASTELAKTISKELKQAGFKFLGPTSVYAFMQSVGMVNDHLISCSFK; encoded by the coding sequence ATGAAGCGATGCGATTGGGCAACGAATGAATTAGAACAGCTTTATCATGATTATGAATGGGGGAAACCATTACACGATGAAGCAAAATTATTTGAAATGTTAGTATTAGAGAGCATGCAAGCAGGCTTGAGCTGGTCCACTATTTTGAAAAAAAGGGAAAGCATGCGAGAGGCGTTTGATTCTTTTGACTATCATAAAATTGCCGATTATCAAGAAGATAAAATTTTAGCATTATTGGCTAATCCAGGCGTGATTCGTCACCGAAAAAAGATTGAAGCACTCATCAATAACGCACAAGCTTATTTAAAAATTCAAGAAAAATATGGCAGCTTTGATATTTTTATATGGCAATTTGTCGAAGAACCTATCATTAATCAATGGCAAAATACTCACGAAGTTCCAGCATCTACAGAGTTAGCTAAGACAATAAGTAAGGAATTAAAACAAGCAGGATTTAAATTTTTAGGACCAACAAGTGTGTATGCTTTTATGCAATCAGTTGGGATGGTCAATGACCATTTGATTTCTTGCTCCTTTAAATAA
- a CDS encoding ACT domain-containing protein, with the protein MRAILTVIGKDKVGIIAGVSQKLSELEINIVDVTQTIMQEYFTMMMMLEMDKQTDFEHTRQELSKIGEALGVKISIQNEEIFEAMHKL; encoded by the coding sequence ATGAGAGCTATTTTAACGGTTATTGGTAAAGATAAAGTAGGAATTATTGCAGGAGTTAGTCAAAAACTATCTGAATTAGAAATAAATATTGTTGATGTAACACAAACAATTATGCAAGAATATTTTACAATGATGATGATGTTAGAAATGGATAAGCAAACTGATTTTGAGCATACACGTCAAGAATTATCAAAGATTGGCGAAGCTTTAGGTGTTAAAATTAGTATTCAAAATGAAGAAATTTTTGAAGCGATGCACAAATTATAA
- a CDS encoding EAL domain-containing protein yields MTDDKRPLLEPIPFNFFEEQFHSYKQLSGILAQQPYVSDYAAFISMNHLSPISTLFIDANQRILYINDAGLHQANVSREEVLGQKLEKVLPVHLNDTDFQQIWNDGTATNGWNGTIDYQHTSGESRTQWLKFVHFTAPNGKLAYYGIYFIDNVSIRNTDEVTNHLPYLDSVTHLPNFNQFSYDIHQIEQTALPPECAVALFRCSNLAEIAVLYSKEVRKVVVFEMVNRIQAMLPENYKLYRLSREIFGVFTNPLADMNSFQQLLETIRNKLLEPVITTEQTVFMNIEIGVSSFPEETTSLCTLLEDAEIGLSQHENSKIVYYSKKMTQDFVMSLKTVARLTPAIAKDELEMYYQPLFNHDNEITGAEALLRWHDSELGYIPPNTLIKHAEKHGHISELTYWIFERVFKDKLYETLPNISINIDVTQIEQPNFFQMIQTLVNKHNVDAQSIIFEITEHQAVENSEIGLKVMNQLKALGFRIALDDFGVGHSALALLGTLPVDIVKVDASFITNQTIETTKGIIAKHIVALSKNLQLKTCCEGIETENEAKLAKTINSDYMQGYLFSYPLTVTKFKQFIKDYIISDE; encoded by the coding sequence TTGACGGATGACAAGAGACCGCTCTTAGAACCGATTCCTTTTAATTTTTTTGAAGAACAATTCCATTCTTACAAGCAATTATCAGGGATACTCGCGCAGCAACCTTATGTATCAGATTATGCAGCATTTATCTCAATGAATCATCTTTCTCCTATCTCCACTCTCTTTATTGATGCGAATCAGCGTATTCTGTATATCAATGACGCAGGTTTGCATCAAGCAAATGTGAGTAGAGAAGAAGTCCTTGGTCAAAAATTGGAAAAAGTTTTGCCAGTACATCTCAATGACACTGATTTCCAACAAATTTGGAATGATGGAACCGCTACAAACGGTTGGAATGGAACAATTGATTACCAGCACACTTCCGGTGAAAGCCGAACACAATGGCTAAAATTTGTCCATTTTACGGCACCCAACGGAAAATTAGCGTATTATGGAATTTACTTTATAGATAACGTTTCTATCAGAAATACGGATGAAGTGACGAATCACTTACCATACCTTGATTCGGTCACTCATTTACCAAATTTTAATCAATTTTCCTATGATATCCATCAAATTGAGCAAACCGCCCTTCCTCCAGAGTGTGCGGTAGCCTTATTCCGTTGTAGCAATCTTGCTGAAATTGCAGTTCTTTATTCGAAAGAAGTTCGGAAAGTGGTTGTTTTTGAAATGGTCAACAGAATTCAAGCAATGTTGCCAGAAAATTATAAACTTTATCGTTTGTCTCGTGAAATTTTCGGTGTTTTTACCAATCCTTTGGCTGACATGAACTCATTCCAACAATTATTAGAAACAATTCGCAACAAGCTTTTGGAACCAGTGATTACTACCGAACAAACTGTTTTTATGAATATCGAGATTGGTGTCAGTTCCTTTCCTGAAGAAACCACGAGTCTTTGTACACTTCTTGAAGATGCTGAAATTGGTTTAAGTCAGCATGAGAACAGTAAAATTGTCTATTATTCTAAAAAAATGACACAAGATTTCGTAATGAGTTTAAAAACAGTGGCTCGACTCACACCAGCAATTGCCAAGGATGAATTAGAAATGTATTATCAACCCCTGTTCAATCATGACAATGAAATTACTGGAGCAGAAGCTCTTCTTCGTTGGCATGATAGTGAGTTAGGCTATATACCACCAAACACACTGATTAAACACGCCGAAAAACATGGTCATATATCTGAATTAACCTATTGGATTTTCGAACGAGTATTCAAAGATAAACTATATGAAACACTTCCGAATATTTCTATCAATATTGATGTAACACAGATTGAACAGCCGAACTTTTTCCAAATGATTCAAACGTTAGTAAACAAACACAACGTTGATGCGCAGTCCATCATATTTGAAATAACTGAACATCAAGCAGTAGAAAATTCGGAAATTGGATTAAAAGTGATGAATCAATTAAAAGCGTTGGGTTTTAGAATTGCATTAGACGATTTTGGTGTCGGTCACTCTGCCCTAGCATTACTTGGAACGCTTCCTGTAGACATTGTGAAAGTAGATGCCTCATTCATTACAAACCAAACGATTGAAACTACTAAAGGCATTATCGCCAAACATATTGTGGCTTTATCTAAAAACCTGCAATTAAAAACGTGTTGTGAAGGCATTGAAACCGAAAATGAAGCAAAACTAGCTAAAACAATTAACTCTGATTACATGCAAGGATATTTATTTAGTTACCCTCTAACCGTCACTAAGTTTAAGCAATTTATCAAAGACTACATTATTAGTGATGAATAA
- a CDS encoding GNAT family N-acetyltransferase, whose translation MNLQTERLTIRPFIMEDFDETFEIYQRIDVCRYLLHEPWTKENAKASFMKKIKDQTLSTENSLHLAVNYQGTIIGDLTVFYTEMRETVEIGYTFHPEYGGQGFATEALQTVITQLFQQHNIHRIQAILDKRNQASENVCLRLGMRKEGDFKEDFWNKGEWTDTLIYGLLAKEWKNKKR comes from the coding sequence ATGAACTTACAAACAGAACGTTTAACAATCCGACCATTTATTATGGAGGATTTTGATGAAACCTTTGAGATTTATCAACGGATTGATGTATGTCGTTATTTGTTGCATGAACCATGGACGAAAGAAAATGCCAAAGCATCCTTCATGAAAAAAATAAAGGACCAGACATTGTCTACAGAAAATAGTTTGCATTTGGCCGTTAACTATCAAGGAACGATTATTGGTGATCTTACAGTATTTTACACAGAAATGCGAGAAACGGTTGAAATTGGCTATACGTTTCACCCTGAATATGGTGGACAAGGCTTCGCAACTGAAGCACTGCAAACTGTAATTACTCAGTTATTCCAACAACACAACATTCATCGCATTCAAGCAATATTAGATAAACGTAATCAAGCATCAGAAAATGTTTGCTTACGTTTGGGTATGCGAAAAGAAGGCGACTTTAAAGAAGACTTTTGGAACAAAGGTGAATGGACAGATACGTTAATCTATGGTCTTTTGGCCAAGGAATGGAAAAATAAAAAGAGGTGA
- a CDS encoding DUF2200 domain-containing protein, whose translation MKTNLERVYKMTFASVYPMYITKVEKKGRSKAELDTIIEWLTGFDSTTLQQLIDEQVTFEEFFKRATLNENVSLITGVICGVRIEEIEDPLMKQIRYLDKVVDELAKGKKMEKIMR comes from the coding sequence ATGAAAACAAATCTAGAACGAGTCTATAAAATGACTTTTGCCAGTGTGTATCCAATGTATATTACAAAAGTTGAAAAAAAAGGCCGTTCAAAAGCTGAACTAGATACCATAATTGAATGGCTCACAGGATTTGATTCAACTACTTTACAACAACTGATTGACGAGCAAGTCACTTTTGAAGAGTTTTTTAAACGTGCGACATTAAATGAAAATGTTTCTTTAATTACTGGAGTGATTTGTGGCGTACGAATTGAAGAGATTGAAGACCCGTTAATGAAACAAATTCGTTATTTAGATAAAGTTGTAGATGAATTAGCAAAAGGTAAAAAAATGGAAAAAATTATGCGCTAG
- a CDS encoding iron-containing alcohol dehydrogenase family protein, with protein MQQLIVRGAPQEYECRVGAWQNLEEHLLKRNINSVLILHGKDSWEAAKAYFPQLTAVTAHFEYYGGDCTDEKTTFFSQLIQQKNIEGIVAVGGGKVADLGKAVANKTQVPICILPTLAATCAAYTPLSVVYFEDGAMDRYDVFNRANALVLVEPEVILHSPIELMVAGIGDTLAKWYEAEPIIAQLAVKPIEIQVAEFAAKKCRDVLLTDSADALLAMKNQTLTPAFLNVLETNILLAGMVGGYGDDFGRTSGAHSLHDALTILPDSHKHLHGNKVAYCILVQLVIENKFAEIEQLLPFYQQLNLPISLKAMNLHLTDEDYQRIAERASLPGETIHLLKETITPEVIVSAMKKLEAITN; from the coding sequence ATGCAACAATTAATTGTTCGTGGAGCACCTCAAGAATATGAATGTCGAGTCGGTGCATGGCAAAATTTAGAAGAGCATTTATTAAAACGAAACATAAATAGCGTGTTAATTCTTCATGGAAAAGACTCTTGGGAAGCAGCTAAAGCTTATTTCCCTCAACTAACAGCAGTTACTGCTCATTTTGAATATTATGGTGGCGATTGCACTGATGAAAAAACAACTTTTTTCAGTCAACTGATTCAGCAAAAAAACATTGAAGGAATTGTTGCAGTAGGTGGTGGTAAAGTAGCCGATTTAGGAAAAGCAGTTGCCAACAAAACGCAAGTCCCTATCTGCATTTTACCAACTTTGGCAGCGACATGTGCTGCTTATACCCCCTTAAGTGTCGTTTATTTTGAAGATGGGGCGATGGATCGATATGACGTATTCAACCGTGCCAATGCATTAGTTTTAGTTGAGCCGGAAGTGATTTTACATTCCCCAATTGAATTAATGGTCGCAGGAATTGGCGACACACTAGCAAAATGGTACGAAGCTGAACCAATTATTGCACAACTTGCTGTTAAACCAATCGAAATTCAAGTAGCTGAATTTGCTGCTAAAAAATGTCGCGATGTTTTATTAACAGACAGTGCCGATGCGTTACTAGCGATGAAAAACCAAACCTTGACACCAGCATTTTTAAATGTTTTAGAAACAAATATTTTGCTTGCTGGAATGGTTGGCGGCTATGGTGATGATTTTGGTAGAACTTCTGGTGCGCATTCGCTTCATGATGCATTAACTATTTTACCAGATAGTCATAAGCACCTACATGGCAATAAAGTTGCATATTGCATTTTAGTTCAACTAGTTATTGAGAATAAATTCGCTGAAATTGAGCAATTATTACCTTTTTATCAACAATTAAATTTACCAATTTCATTAAAAGCGATGAATCTTCACTTAACAGATGAAGATTATCAACGTATTGCTGAACGTGCATCCTTACCAGGAGAAACGATTCACTTACTAAAAGAGACGATTACACCTGAAGTAATTGTTTCAGCAATGAAAAAACTAGAAGCCATCACAAATTAA